A section of the Marmota flaviventris isolate mMarFla1 chromosome 19, mMarFla1.hap1, whole genome shotgun sequence genome encodes:
- the Prm2 gene encoding protamine-2 — translation MVRCRVRNPGERRQQGPRQDPGCEHQDQEQDGEQGLTQEAAEVFGRTPRSCQYRRRPGSRGRLPRIHRCLQSCQRHRRRCRCRYRRRCCRCYRGACPPR, via the coding sequence ATGGTCCGATGCCGCGTGAGGAACCCCGGTGAGCGTCGGCAGCAGGGGCCCAGGCAGGACCCGGGATGTGAGCACCAGGACCAGGAGCAGGACGGGGAGCAGGGGCTGACCCAGGAGGCCGCCGAGGTCTTCGGGAGGACACCGAGGAGCTGCCAGTACAGGCGCAGGCCCGGCTCCCGGGGGAGGCTGCCCCGGATCCACAGGTGCCTCCAGTCCTGCCAGAGGCACCGCAGGCGCTGCCGGTGCAGATACAGGCGGCGGTGCTGCCGCTGCTACCGAGGTGCGTGCCCACCCCGCTGA
- the Prm3 gene encoding protamine-3 has translation MGSRCAKLSTGHGTGQGTGHSRGHESTMKKLVACMSQDNFSLSSEGEEEEQEEEQEEEEEQEEQKEEEEEQEQEEEQEEEQEEQEQLPGQGKLLLMEPERQEGSAEDNPGAPQSPKAKQTHV, from the coding sequence ATGGGTTCCCGATGCGCCAAGCTCAGCACGGGCCATGGCACCGGCCAGGGCACGGGCCACAGCCGGGGCCACGAGTCGACCATGAAGAAGCTTGTGGCCTGCATGAGTCAGGATAACTTCTCCCTGTCAtcagagggtgaggaggaggagcaggaggaggagcaggaggaggaggaggagcaggaggagcagaaggaggaggaggaggagcaggagcaggaggaggagcaggaggaggagcaggaggagcaggagcagcTACCCGGGCAGGGCAAGCTGTTGCTGATGGAGCCCGAGAGGCAGGAGGGGAGCGCCGAGGACAACCCGGGGGCCCCGCAGAGCCCCAAGGCCAAGCAGACGCACGTGTAA
- the Socs1 gene encoding suppressor of cytokine signaling 1: MVAHNQVAADNAISTAAESRRRPEPASSSSSSSSSSAAPARPRPGPAPAPAPGDTHFRTFRSHADYRRITRASALLDACGFYWGPLSVHGAHERLRAEPVGTFLVRDSRQRNCFFALSVKMASGPTSIRVHFQAGRFHLDGSRESFDCLFELLEHYVAAPRRMLGAPLRQRRVRPLQELCRQRIVATVGRENLARIPLNPVLRDYLSSFPFQI; encoded by the coding sequence ATGGTAGCACACAACCAGGTGGCAGCCGACAATGCAATCTCCACGGCAGCCGAGTCCCGACGGCGTCCAGAGCCTgcgtcctcttcctcctcctcctcctcctcgtcagCGGCCCCAGCGCGCCcgcggcccggcccggccccggccccggcccccgGCGACACTCATTTCCGCACGTTCCGCTCGCACGCCGATTACCGGCGCATCACGCGCGCCAGCGCGCTCCTCGACGCCTGCGGCTTCTACTGGGGACCCCTGAGCGTGCACGGGGCGCACGAGCGGCTGCGCGCTGAGCCGGTGGGCACCTTCCTGGTGCGCGACAGCCGCCAGCGGAACTGCTTCTTCGCCCTCAGCGTGAAGATGGCCTCGGGACCCACGAGTATCCGTGTGCACTTCCAGGCCGGCCGCTTCCACCTGGACGGCAGCCGCGAGAGCTTCGACTGCCTCTTTGAGCTGCTGGAGCACTACGTGGCCGCGCCGCGCCGCATGCTGGGGGCCCCGCTGCGACAGCGCCGCGTGCGGCCGCTGCAGGAGCTGTGCCGCCAGCGCATCGTGGCCACCGTGGGCCGAGAGAACCTGGCGCGCATCCCCCTCAACCCCGTGCTCCGTGACTACCTGAGCTCCTTCCCCTTCCAGATCTGA